The Roseofilum casamattae BLCC-M143 genome contains the following window.
CTGAGTCATTAACCAAACTCCCAAAGCAAATTTATCACCACTATAACCCGAATCTGCCCAGATAACTTGTACTTTTTCCAACACTTGTGGTTGCTCTTCCACGAGTTCGCATAATGCATAGCTGGCCAAGGTGCGCTCGCTACTGTTGCCTTCAGCCACAAGCACCTTGATGACTAATCCCAGGCTATCTACCAGTAGTTGCCTCTTTCTTCCTTTTACTTTTTTACCTC
Protein-coding sequences here:
- a CDS encoding transposase; this translates as GKKVKGRKRQLLVDSLGLVIKVLVAEGNSSERTLASYALCELVEEQPQVLEKVQVIWADSGYSGDKFALGVWLMTQARVEVVKRKSKEFEALPKRWLVERTFGWWNRYYRLSKDYEKLPEVSEAAIYAVMTHLMLRRLAS